Below is a genomic region from Drosophila albomicans strain 15112-1751.03 chromosome 2R, ASM965048v2, whole genome shotgun sequence.
TTTTCGCTTGTTCTATTTATTCTTTTACTATAGAAAAATGCCTTTaacaatacaatatttgtaaCAAATTTCAGAAACTAATTAATACATTCTTGAAACGATTTGTCGAATTCTTGATTTCTGTTTTAAATTTGCCCCTTTGAGGAAAGTGTATTAAACAAGTTAACTAAAGCAATCTGAGCACATTCTCAGCGCCCCAAAAGCCCAGCAATTTTGCTGCGTTTAGtggtttaatttttatgttgcaatttttatggGATTTCGCGGAGAGCGACGACGACTTTGAGAGTCTGACGAGAGAAGTGAAGACTTGTTCTCCCCCATATAGTATGGTATGATGATGTTTTGGGAGGTAATGGAGGCTGATGGTTGGTGAATTTTTAAGTGCGCCTCGGCACAATGTGGTTTTTTATGGGCTTCTGGGGCTTCGTTTTATGTTTCATCTTTTGAGTGCCCCCGACATctgtgtcgtcgtcgtcatctgACGTCGTCTCACGTTTGTTACTTGTTGTTTGCTCTCGAGGAGTTTTAAGCAGCttcttttaacatttttacatttttacattttcttttcatttgtttctgCACTTTTTACAAGCACTTGTATGCCTTTGTCATTTGTGTGCATTTTACATAATTGCTACATTTCGGATTTGCATTTTTAGCAGGAAACAATTTTCGTTTGGCTCATTAAAGGCACAAGAACAAAGTGAGGATTCTATAGAATAGTTACTTATGAAGTATGACTTGAAGATGAGAGAGATTAAGCCCGGAGGAACATTGACTAACATAATTTACAAGTTGAActaatcttttttatttgactttgtTTCCTTTTCTTTAAGTTTCACATAGTCGAAAACCTCTTGTCTTTGATCTTTCGCCATCACGTAGGAGTGAATGTAGAAGTTAGTGAACATAGCCAACATCACTAATGTCATCACGAATACTAACGACATCATATAAGGTGAGACATCGCAGTTGGGTTGCATGAAGGTCACAATATTGTGTACGAAGATCATCACAAACTGAATCATCTGCATGATCGTCATGTACTCCTTCCACGTCGACTGCTTGATCGAGGGATACACTGATGCCAGGTAATAATAGCTGTACATCACGCTATGCACTAGTAGATTAAGGTATCCCACAAACAACGGATGACCCCCGTATCCATTGAATCGAATACAAACATACGAGGCTGCCACCATGTAGACATGATGGACAAGATGTAGGACGGTGATTTGTCTGTAGCTCTTGCGTAATACTATGAAGATAGTGTCCAACAAGTCGATAATTTTGTTGATGAAATACGCATAACTTATTATGCGTTCTGCATTCTTATGGCTGTGATCCAAAGGTAATACTGACAGACACTTGAAATTGTATAATCTCTCCCAAAAGATATAGTAACTTATCTGTAGATCACAAAAATGATTATCACGCAATTCAGATTTGAATTATTCCACACTTACCGCAATAAAAAGCGCCGTATTGTAGATGACCTGAAAGATGTTGTACACTTTGAGCACTGTTCCCAGATTATAGGGCTGTCGATTGGCCATAAGAAGTTTGCCCAGCTTTAGCACAAAGAGTAAATAGCTGATCAGCAGGATGGTCAACGGCCAATAACCATCGAGCAAAGGATATTTGACCGGATCTACATGAGGCTTGTGAAGAATTTCTAACATTTTCAGCTCGATTTATGTCTCTGCGGTTTCGCGATCAAGTTTGGGCAGCGTGATGGCTGCAATTCGACTGAGCAAGTTCctaatttgtatattctttatatagcTTACATGCCATTTTAGCATATACTCTGATGTTGTATATCCATTAAACTCATCAAGACCTTGGGCGAGCATAGTCCAGGCTGCTAGTGTAATTTGTGATCGACACTTTGTATACAATTCCACATTTTAATAAGATACATTGTAGTGCGATAGAAGTAATATTCACGGAAGCTCGAATGCTTAACTTTAAAATACCCTTAGCTCAGTTCAGGGTTAACCATTCTCAATTATGCACGGTGACATCTATGTTaattaaaactcaattttcgTCTattagaaaacaaacaaacatgtagccaagtgtgctcgactacgCAATATGTGTtccttatttttaaaagtgtaaaattgttttttctcatcaaattacacaaattttgagaaagaaaattaaacttttttcttACGAACTAGTTTGAATCTGTCccattaatttgcaattttttttaatttgatgatTTGGAGTGAATTTTGTGTGGTTTTTCggtttaatttcaattgtcaCTAATCGATAATTCCCTTTAATAGTGGGTATAGCATATCGGATTGAAACTGAGTCGGAAACAATAAAAGTCTAGAAAGTCGAATTGAATGATTCCCATCCCATCCCAGACATGCTTCGGGAACTTAAATTAATGCAGCGTATTTATTAGgaaaactttaactttaaaataattaaaataaacaaaatgcgagcaaatttaattaagagcAAAGTTGCAAGAAGTTGTTTCGTTacaattctttaaataaatataccgtatGAATAACTTCATTTAGTATTGTATATAGCAAACATCACTACTCTATAGCTCTCTCcaatagtctctgagatctaaaTGTTCATACGGGCAGATGAACACATTGATAGACATGAGCAATAAtagcaacatataataataatagtaatagctttatacgagtatttataaaattattcgtttttttacGAAGTgaagtatatttatagaattagAATAATAGCTTTTATAGTTTTGCTATTTGTAAACATTAATTGATATTACACATATTTTGACAATATTTGGCAGACAAGAATTTCCTTTACAATTGGGAATACATacaatagttttaaaatttcttttgcttttcagtAATTTCATGGTTTTTGGGCCACACATAGGCGTGTATGAAAAAGTTGGTAAACATGATGAACATTATTACTGACATAAAGATTACCATGTAGATGAGAAATCGGGAGACCTCACATTTCGGTTGAATCAATGTCCAAATGCAATGCACAAAGATGATGACAAACTGAACCATCTGAAGGATTGTAATGTACTGCTTCCACCAGAGATTACGCTTAATATTCGGTCGCTGTGATGCAAAGTAATAGTAGCTATACATGATGATGTGGACGAATAGATTGAGGATTCCTGTGACAATAATGTGACCACCGAACCCATTGaatcttattataaaatatccAGAAATTGGCATATATAGATGATGAAGTAAATGTAGAGCCGAGATCTGTTTGTAATTCTTTCTGAGTACAATGAAAACAGTGTCTAGCAAATCGATAAATTTGTTGATGTAATATGCATATGATAGCAGGCGATCGGTGTTTTTCAAGGGGTTATCTGATGTCATTACTGTTAGGCAGCTTAGATTGTGAGGCCTAAATGTGATGAGATAATAAACTGCCTGAAAGGAGACAGGGGTTACATTAGTTTTCAAAGTCCTACTCAATTTCACTCACCCCAAGTAAGAGTATGCTGTTATAGAGGACCTGCATGAAGTTGTAGATTTGAAGCACTCTTTGAAGCTTGAAGGGTTCCCGACTGTCCATAAACTTCCGACCTAGCTTAAGCACAAATAACAGATATGAACATATTATGAAGAGCATGGGCCAAGGACTTGAGCAGAGGATCAGATGAGTTGGATCAGCATGCGGTCTGTGAAAAATATtgactatatggtatatcagTTCCATTCTGAGTCCGTGTTCATTTTAGTTAAACACCTCCAACGCTTTAAAGCTTTATTAGTTAAtgtatttaagtaatttaaatgtcCAATACAGATTacgtttatttatataagGCATCTAAAtgtattagtatttaatttatataatctaatttattaattactttgTGTATTGattattaaactaaaattcatAAACTTTTGACGTTGATTTCCAAGAAAATAAGATTTTAGACATAGTAATTTTCTGTCAATTAAGACTCTccgaaatatgaaataataaatgatgaaCATTAAATTTCACAACTTTCTTCAAGATCCACTTTGCATTTTACCTTATAGCCATATTCTCGGAGACAATTTAGTAGTAAGTTAACATTGTAGTATACATAAAGATATTTACAACTTCATTTCATCTGTGTTTTACAGTGGATAGCTAGAAAGCAAAAATGGTTTTTATGTTCGTCTGTTtatatgtctgtctgtccgtctgtccgtatgaaaacctagatctcggagactataagactatttgtatgggcaaaaacgtctaCTTATGGGTCTTAGATGCtgtggctgacaatctggtatatttggcaatctatggtacattttgaatatagtaccacataaatataccaaatgtagccgttgacacattttttgtattttgcggtatattcatttggaatattttaagaataataccgcactgtttttcttttattcaaatggatagcgagtatctcgttgtttcttgttgtttaatattttaataataataccacattATTAAAACCTAGTAGACTGTATCTCAGAGTCAATCACACTCGACAGCATCTTACTTGTTAAAGTGTAGTGGAAATATTTGACTTACACATGTCGTATAGATTATATTCAACTGCATTATGTATAAATTGTGAAAGTGAAGATTTGGCATAATTTAAGTCCCAATTTTCAAGAAGAAGAGTAAACACAATACTATTACTATCTGAATACTATTACTATCCATGGCTTAAAAACAATAACCCAATCCATATTAATAAGGAAATAATTCGAAGATTTAAAATGGTCTAGtcattcatattcacattATTGACCTGTccgttttttatacccgctacccatagggtagaagggtattataactttgtgccaacaggaaatttatgtaacaggtagaaggaggcatctccgactctataaagtatatatattcttgatcagcgtcaacagccgagacgatctagccatgtccgtctgtacgtctgtgtgtctgtgtgtctgtgtgtctgtccgtatgaacacctagatctcagagactataacaGCATtggttatgtttgcacgcagatcaagtttgtttcaaatttttgccacgcccacttccgcccccgcaaatcaaaaaatcgaataacatgcgtaatttaaaagctagagttgcgaattttggtgtatacaataataactatagtagttataattcctgagaatttggttgcgatcagaaattttggaagttattaaagaatacatttgtatgggcaaaaacgcctacttactaggggtcttagttgctttgtctgacaatctggtatattgtgccgtctaaggtatattttgaatgcggtactacaCCGATATACCAcctataccatttggtatattttcagtatttttgtagtacatttggtatattttgagaataataccgcaaaatatattgtttttatttaaaatgggtagcgggtatcttacagtcgagtacactcgactgtagctttcttacttgtttcagtTTATAATTCGCACAGCAAATCGGAACTCAAGTCGTCATATTGGgcaaaattactttaaaaaatcctaaataatgcaaataagaatttttgaaTAGTATAGAGATTTtaaaagttcttttttttattgattttttttaattttattatggtCATTATTAGGATAATTACTTTCGCTTTAcctaattaattttaataagaatGAACAGTTTTCTTAGGTTTTCAGATGAACTCTGCACAGAACTTAAgtagtttttttctttaagtAAGCTTTTATATAGAAATCGGAGAACATGACAAACATAACTCCtgacataaataatattatgaaGATCGGTAGAAAGGGAACCTCACACTCTGGTTGCATAAGTGTCCAAAAACTGTGGCTAAACATCATGACGAATTGAACCATTTGCAGAATGGTGATGTACTGCTTCCACCATATACTTTGTTTTATATTCGGATTTTGAGATGAAAGATAATAGTAGGCGTACATCGCGATGTGTGTAATGGTATTGAGACCTGCCAATATCAAGAAGT
It encodes:
- the LOC117575219 gene encoding elongation of very long chain fatty acids protein F-like, with amino-acid sequence MLEILHKPHVDPVKYPLLDGYWPLTILLISYLLFVLKLGKLLMANRQPYNLGTVLKVYNIFQVIYNTALFIAISYYIFWERLYNFKCLSVLPLDHSHKNAERIISYAYFINKIIDLLDTIFIVLRKSYRQITVLHLVHHVYMVAASYVCIRFNGYGGHPLFVGYLNLLVHSVMYSYYYLASVYPSIKQSTWKEYMTIMQMIQFVMIFVHNIVTFMQPNCDVSPYMMSLVFVMTLVMLAMFTNFYIHSYVMAKDQRQEVFDYVKLKEKETKSNKKD
- the LOC117576928 gene encoding elongation of very long chain fatty acids protein F-like; amino-acid sequence: MELIYHIVNIFHRPHADPTHLILCSSPWPMLFIICSYLLFVLKLGRKFMDSREPFKLQRVLQIYNFMQVLYNSILLLGAVYYLITFRPHNLSCLTVMTSDNPLKNTDRLLSYAYYINKFIDLLDTVFIVLRKNYKQISALHLLHHLYMPISGYFIIRFNGFGGHIIVTGILNLFVHIIMYSYYYFASQRPNIKRNLWWKQYITILQMVQFVIIFVHCIWTLIQPKCEVSRFLIYMVIFMSVIMFIMFTNFFIHAYVWPKNHEITEKQKKF